In a single window of the Cupriavidus sp. P-10 genome:
- a CDS encoding alpha/beta fold hydrolase has product MTVATPPAETHRVHADGAELYVRIDGTDGPWVILAHALAASHALWDQTAAHLASRYRVVRPDMRGHGGSDAPLGPYTMTRLADDVIAVMDALEIPQAHFCGISVGGMIGQTLGLRHAERLLSLALVATNSQTPMEAHPMWHNRIGQAEAHGMAGMADATLERWLTPAFRAAHPDAVARIHAMLVATPVRGYVGVAEAIMAFDLAGALSRIHCPTLVVAGENDQGATVAMAQSIAAAIRGARLEVMPQAAHLVHVEQPESFHAALDAFLGSAACGGQCDVP; this is encoded by the coding sequence ATGACTGTTGCCACGCCACCCGCCGAAACGCACCGCGTCCATGCCGACGGCGCCGAGCTTTACGTGCGCATCGACGGCACCGACGGACCGTGGGTGATCCTGGCCCATGCACTGGCCGCCAGCCACGCGCTGTGGGACCAGACCGCCGCCCACCTGGCGTCGCGCTACCGCGTGGTGCGTCCCGACATGCGCGGGCATGGCGGCAGCGATGCGCCGCTGGGGCCCTACACCATGACGCGGCTGGCCGACGATGTGATCGCGGTGATGGACGCGCTGGAAATACCGCAGGCCCATTTCTGTGGCATTTCGGTCGGCGGCATGATCGGGCAGACGCTGGGGCTGCGCCATGCGGAGCGGCTGCTGTCGCTGGCTTTGGTCGCCACCAACAGCCAGACTCCGATGGAAGCCCACCCGATGTGGCATAACCGCATCGGCCAGGCCGAGGCCCATGGCATGGCCGGGATGGCCGATGCCACGCTGGAGCGCTGGCTGACGCCGGCCTTCCGCGCCGCCCATCCCGATGCGGTGGCGCGCATCCACGCCATGCTGGTGGCCACGCCGGTGCGCGGCTACGTGGGCGTGGCCGAGGCGATCATGGCTTTCGATCTCGCCGGCGCGCTTTCTCGCATCCATTGTCCTACGCTGGTAGTAGCAGGAGAGAACGACCAGGGCGCGACCGTGGCGATGGCGCAGAGCATTGCGGCCGCCATCCGAGGCGCCCGGCTGGAAGTGATGCCGCAGGCGGCGCACCTGGTGCATGTGGAGCAGCCCGAGAGCTTCCATGCGGCGCTGGACGCCTTCCTCGGCAGTGCGGCGTGCGGTGGCCAGTGCGACGTTCCGTGA
- a CDS encoding BTH_I0359 family protein: MQMIYNSDNYCIVEFGADVEQAPLEFGGYEIVDKNLKREIFLGGHLAESFRADVKRLIESEPSVEEVDDFLGKFDNVMTHPLVMH; this comes from the coding sequence ATGCAAATGATCTACAACAGCGACAATTACTGCATCGTCGAGTTCGGCGCGGATGTCGAGCAGGCGCCGCTTGAGTTCGGCGGCTATGAAATCGTCGACAAGAACCTGAAGCGCGAAATTTTCCTCGGCGGGCATCTGGCCGAAAGCTTCCGCGCCGACGTCAAGCGCCTGATCGAAAGCGAGCCATCCGTGGAGGAGGTCGACGACTTCCTCGGCAAGTTCGATAACGTCATGACGCATCCACTGGTGATGCACTGA
- a CDS encoding rhodanese-like domain-containing protein, which produces MQHLAPADANDLLAQSPDTLFIDCRSEMEYLFVGHPKGAHNVPWNDGPDWEVNPHFVQMVKKLAGHVSARPVLLICRSGNRSTAAARALEGAGFANVYNVLHGFEGDLDPQRHRNTLNGWRHEGLPWEQY; this is translated from the coding sequence ATGCAACACCTAGCCCCCGCCGACGCCAACGACTTGCTGGCGCAATCGCCCGACACGCTGTTCATCGACTGCCGCAGCGAGATGGAATACCTGTTCGTTGGCCACCCCAAGGGTGCGCACAACGTCCCGTGGAACGACGGCCCGGACTGGGAGGTCAACCCGCATTTCGTGCAGATGGTGAAGAAGCTGGCCGGGCATGTGTCAGCGCGGCCGGTGTTGCTGATCTGCCGCAGCGGCAACCGCTCGACGGCGGCGGCACGGGCGCTGGAGGGTGCGGGTTTTGCGAATGTCTATAACGTGTTGCACGGCTTCGAGGGCGACCTGGACCCGCAGCGCCACCGCAACACGCTCAATGGCTGGCGGCATGAAGGGCTGCCGTGGGAACAGTACTGA
- a CDS encoding homocysteine S-methyltransferase family protein: MSAPESRAAAPRPYTRAAELPRLLQERILILDGAMGTMIQRYKLTEADYRGERFTEHKIDVKGNNELLLLTRPQVISEIHEQYLAAGADLIETNTFGATRVAQEDYKMADLAYEMNVEAARLARAACDKYSTPDKPRFVAGAFGPTPKTASISPDVNDPGARNVTFEELRESYYEQGKALLEGGADVFLVETIFDTLNAKAALFAIDQLFEDTGERVPVMVSGTVTDASGRILSGQTVEAFWNSLRHAKPVTFGLNCALGATLMRPYIAELAKVCDAAVSCYPNAGLPNPMSDTGFDETPEVTSALVEEFAASGLVNLVGGCCGTTPEHIAAIAQRVADKKPRTWPGQYRDAA, translated from the coding sequence ATGAGTGCCCCTGAATCCCGCGCGGCCGCACCGCGCCCCTACACCCGGGCTGCCGAGCTGCCCCGGCTGCTGCAAGAACGCATCCTGATCCTGGATGGCGCCATGGGCACCATGATCCAGCGCTACAAGCTGACTGAAGCGGACTACCGTGGCGAGCGTTTCACCGAACACAAGATCGACGTGAAGGGCAACAACGAACTGCTGTTGCTGACGCGCCCGCAGGTCATCAGCGAGATCCACGAGCAATACCTGGCCGCCGGCGCGGACCTGATCGAGACCAATACCTTCGGTGCCACGCGCGTGGCGCAGGAAGACTACAAGATGGCCGATCTGGCGTACGAGATGAACGTCGAGGCCGCGCGCCTGGCGCGCGCCGCCTGCGACAAGTACAGCACGCCCGACAAGCCGCGCTTCGTTGCCGGCGCCTTCGGCCCGACGCCCAAGACCGCCAGCATCTCGCCCGACGTGAACGACCCGGGCGCGCGCAATGTCACCTTCGAAGAGCTGCGCGAGTCCTACTACGAGCAGGGCAAGGCGCTGCTCGAAGGCGGCGCCGACGTGTTCCTGGTCGAGACCATTTTCGACACGCTCAACGCCAAGGCCGCGCTGTTCGCCATCGACCAGTTGTTCGAAGACACCGGCGAGCGCGTGCCGGTGATGGTCTCCGGCACCGTGACCGATGCCTCCGGCCGGATCCTGTCGGGCCAGACCGTGGAAGCGTTCTGGAACAGCCTGCGCCACGCGAAACCGGTCACCTTCGGGCTGAACTGCGCGCTGGGTGCCACGCTGATGCGCCCGTACATCGCCGAGCTGGCCAAGGTGTGCGACGCCGCGGTGTCGTGCTATCCGAACGCGGGTTTGCCGAACCCGATGAGCGACACGGGCTTCGACGAAACGCCGGAAGTCACCTCTGCGCTGGTCGAGGAGTTCGCCGCCTCCGGCCTGGTTAACCTGGTGGGCGGCTGCTGCGGCACCACCCCCGAGCACATCGCCGCCATCGCCCAGCGCGTGGCCGACAAGAAACCCCGCACCTGGCCCGGCCAGTACCGCGACGCCGCCTGA
- the metH gene encoding methionine synthase codes for MSENKLPPRPMRLSGLEPFSIDDDTLFVNVGERTNVTGSKAFARMILNGQFDEALAVARQQVENGAQIIDINMDEAMLDSKAAMVRFLNLIASEPDIARVPIMIDSSKWEVIEAGLQCVQGKPVVNSISLKEGEEQFRHHAELIRRYGAASVVMAFDEKGQADTFERKTEICKRSYDVLVNEVGFPPEDIIFDPNIFAVATGIEEHNNYAVDFIEATRWIKQNLPYAKVSGGVSNVSFSFRGNDVVREAIHTVFLYHAIGAGMDMGIVNAGQLGVYDQLDPELRERVEDVVLNRREDSTDRLLEIADRFKGGGAKKEENLAWRGTPEQPVPVGQRLAHALVHGITTFIVEDTEEVRQQVEARGGRPIEVIEGPLMDGMNIVGDLFGAGKMFLPQVVKSARVMKQAVAHLLPYIEEEKRLLAEAGGDVRARGKIVIATVKGDVHDIGKNIVSVVLQCNNFEVVNMGVMVPCNEILARAKVEGADIVGLSGLITPSLEEMAYVASEMQRDDYFRVKKIPLLIGGATTSRVHTAVKIAPNYEGPVVYVPDASRSVSVASSLLSDEGAARYLDELKTDYDRIRTQHANKKATPMVTLAQARANKTPIDWSAYAPTKPKFIGRRVFRNYDLAELANYIDWGPFFQTWDLAGKFPDILNDEIVGESARKVFSDGKAMLSRLIQGRWLSANGVIALLPANTVNDDDIEIYTDETRSKVALTWHNVRQQSERPVVDGVRRPNRCLADFVAPKDSGIADYVGMFAVTAGLGVDKKEAQFEADLDDYSAIMLKALADRLAEAFAECLHERVRKDLWGYDAAEQLTNEQLIAESYRGIRPAPGYPACPEHTVKGPMFQFLDAAEIGMGITESLAMTPAASVSGFYLAHPESTYFTIGKIGQDQLDDMVARRHEERATLERALAPNL; via the coding sequence ATGAGCGAGAACAAACTGCCCCCGCGCCCGATGCGCCTGTCCGGCCTCGAGCCCTTTAGCATCGACGACGACACGCTGTTCGTCAACGTAGGCGAGCGCACCAACGTGACCGGCTCCAAGGCCTTCGCGCGGATGATCCTGAACGGCCAGTTCGACGAGGCGCTGGCGGTGGCGCGCCAGCAGGTCGAGAACGGCGCGCAGATCATCGACATCAACATGGACGAGGCCATGCTGGACTCGAAGGCCGCGATGGTTCGCTTCCTGAACCTGATCGCCTCCGAGCCGGACATCGCGCGCGTGCCGATCATGATCGACTCGTCCAAGTGGGAAGTGATCGAAGCCGGCCTGCAGTGCGTGCAGGGCAAGCCGGTGGTGAACTCGATCTCGCTGAAGGAAGGCGAGGAGCAGTTCCGCCACCACGCCGAGCTGATCCGCCGTTATGGCGCGGCCAGCGTGGTGATGGCCTTCGACGAGAAGGGCCAGGCCGACACGTTCGAGCGCAAGACCGAGATCTGCAAGCGCAGCTACGACGTCCTGGTCAATGAAGTCGGCTTCCCGCCGGAAGACATCATCTTCGACCCGAATATCTTCGCGGTCGCGACCGGCATCGAGGAACACAACAACTACGCGGTCGACTTCATCGAAGCCACGCGCTGGATCAAGCAGAACCTGCCGTACGCCAAGGTGAGCGGCGGCGTCTCCAACGTGTCGTTCTCGTTTCGCGGCAATGACGTGGTGCGCGAGGCGATCCATACCGTGTTCCTGTACCACGCGATCGGCGCGGGCATGGACATGGGCATCGTCAACGCCGGCCAGCTCGGTGTGTATGACCAGCTTGACCCCGAGTTGCGCGAACGCGTTGAAGACGTGGTCCTCAATCGCCGCGAGGATTCCACCGACCGCCTGCTGGAAATCGCCGACCGCTTCAAGGGCGGCGGCGCGAAGAAGGAAGAGAACCTCGCCTGGCGCGGCACGCCGGAGCAGCCGGTGCCGGTGGGCCAGCGCCTGGCGCACGCGCTGGTGCATGGCATCACCACCTTTATCGTCGAAGACACCGAGGAAGTCCGTCAGCAGGTAGAGGCGCGTGGCGGCCGCCCGATCGAGGTGATCGAAGGCCCGCTGATGGATGGCATGAATATCGTCGGCGACCTGTTCGGTGCCGGCAAGATGTTCCTGCCGCAGGTGGTCAAGAGCGCGCGCGTGATGAAGCAGGCGGTGGCGCACCTGCTGCCCTACATCGAGGAAGAAAAGCGCCTGCTGGCCGAGGCCGGCGGCGATGTGCGCGCGCGCGGCAAGATCGTGATCGCCACCGTGAAGGGCGACGTGCACGACATCGGCAAGAACATCGTGTCGGTGGTGCTCCAGTGCAATAACTTCGAGGTCGTCAACATGGGCGTGATGGTCCCGTGCAACGAGATTTTGGCCCGCGCCAAGGTCGAGGGCGCGGACATCGTCGGCCTGTCGGGACTGATCACGCCGTCGCTGGAAGAAATGGCCTACGTCGCGTCCGAGATGCAGCGCGACGATTACTTCCGCGTGAAGAAGATCCCCCTGCTGATCGGCGGCGCGACCACTTCGCGCGTGCATACCGCGGTAAAGATCGCGCCCAACTACGAGGGACCGGTGGTGTACGTGCCTGACGCCTCGCGCTCGGTCAGCGTGGCATCGAGCCTGCTGTCCGATGAAGGCGCGGCCAGGTACCTGGATGAACTGAAGACCGACTACGACCGCATCCGCACCCAGCACGCGAACAAGAAGGCCACGCCGATGGTGACGCTGGCGCAGGCACGCGCCAACAAGACGCCGATCGACTGGAGCGCGTACGCGCCGACCAAGCCGAAGTTCATCGGCCGCCGCGTGTTCCGCAACTACGACCTGGCCGAGCTGGCCAACTACATCGACTGGGGCCCGTTCTTCCAGACCTGGGACCTTGCCGGCAAATTCCCCGACATCCTCAACGACGAGATCGTCGGCGAGTCGGCGCGCAAGGTGTTCTCGGACGGCAAGGCGATGCTGTCGCGCCTGATCCAGGGCCGCTGGCTGAGCGCCAACGGCGTGATCGCGCTGCTGCCGGCCAACACCGTCAACGACGACGATATCGAGATCTACACCGACGAGACCCGCAGCAAGGTCGCGCTGACCTGGCACAACGTGCGCCAGCAGAGCGAGCGCCCGGTGGTCGATGGCGTGCGCCGGCCCAACCGCTGCCTCGCGGACTTTGTCGCGCCCAAGGACAGCGGCATCGCCGACTATGTCGGCATGTTCGCCGTCACCGCCGGCCTGGGCGTGGACAAGAAGGAAGCCCAGTTCGAAGCTGACCTCGACGACTACAGCGCGATCATGCTGAAGGCGCTGGCCGACCGCCTGGCCGAAGCCTTCGCCGAATGCCTGCACGAGCGCGTGCGCAAGGACCTGTGGGGCTACGACGCGGCCGAGCAGCTTACCAACGAGCAGCTGATCGCCGAGTCGTACCGCGGCATCCGCCCGGCGCCTGGCTACCCTGCCTGCCCCGAGCACACCGTCAAGGGCCCGATGTTCCAGTTCCTCGACGCAGCCGAGATCGGCATGGGCATCACCGAGTCGCTGGCGATGACGCCGGCCGCTTCGGTCAGCGGCTTCTACCTGGCGCATCCGGAGTCGACCTACTTCACCATCGGCAAGATCGGCCAGGACCAGCTCGACGACATGGTGGCGCGCCGCCATGAAGAGCGCGCCACGCTGGAGCGCGCACTCGCGCCCAACCTGTAA
- a CDS encoding response regulator produces the protein MIRVLIADDHEIVRAGLRQFISEEPDIQVTGEAGSGDEVMARLRDAEFDVLVLDISMPDRNGIDVLKLIRQRKPELPVLILSTYPEDQYAINLIRAGASGYLTKESAPDDLVKAIRTVAQGRRYVSATVADLLIGGLDKPTEQPVHQMLSEREFQIFCKLSRGQSVSVIADELFLSVKTVSTYRSRILEKMGMKTNADLTYYAIKNGLVE, from the coding sequence ATGATCCGCGTCTTGATCGCTGACGATCACGAGATTGTGCGTGCCGGGCTGCGACAGTTCATTTCCGAAGAGCCCGATATCCAGGTGACTGGTGAAGCCGGCAGCGGCGACGAAGTCATGGCGCGGCTGCGCGACGCCGAGTTCGATGTGCTGGTCCTGGATATCTCGATGCCCGACCGCAACGGCATCGACGTCCTCAAGCTAATCCGGCAACGCAAGCCTGAACTGCCGGTGCTGATCCTGTCGACCTACCCGGAAGACCAGTACGCCATCAACCTGATCCGTGCCGGTGCTTCAGGCTACCTGACCAAGGAAAGTGCCCCCGACGATCTCGTCAAGGCGATCCGCACGGTGGCGCAGGGGCGGCGCTATGTCAGCGCCACGGTGGCCGACCTGCTGATCGGGGGGCTCGACAAGCCGACCGAGCAGCCGGTGCACCAGATGCTGTCCGAGCGCGAGTTCCAGATTTTCTGCAAGCTCTCGCGCGGGCAGTCGGTGTCGGTGATCGCCGACGAATTATTCCTCAGCGTCAAGACCGTCAGTACCTATCGTTCCCGCATCCTGGAGAAAATGGGCATGAAGACCAACGCTGACCTGACTTACTACGCCATCAAGAACGGCCTGGTCGAGTAG
- a CDS encoding response regulator — protein MSEQASNTSYRALSILLIEDSAVLRGMLLEYLKDFPFIENVDWADTEAMALRLLDAGKYDVAIVDLQLRQGNGINVLRAMQRKGTDTVRIVYTNHAQVQMYRSQCADAGADYFFDKSLELEQVFRVIEEHAATAS, from the coding sequence ATGTCGGAGCAGGCTTCGAACACTTCCTACCGGGCGCTGAGCATACTGCTGATCGAAGACTCGGCGGTCCTGCGAGGCATGTTGCTCGAATACCTGAAGGACTTCCCGTTTATCGAGAACGTGGACTGGGCCGACACTGAAGCCATGGCCCTGCGCCTGCTCGACGCCGGCAAGTACGACGTCGCCATCGTCGACCTGCAGCTGCGCCAGGGCAACGGCATCAATGTGCTGCGCGCAATGCAGCGCAAAGGCACGGACACCGTGCGCATCGTCTATACCAACCACGCCCAGGTGCAGATGTATCGCAGCCAGTGTGCCGATGCGGGCGCCGATTATTTCTTCGACAAGTCGCTGGAGCTGGAACAGGTGTTCCGCGTGATCGAGGAACACGCGGCGACGGCGTCCTGA
- a CDS encoding sensor histidine kinase, whose amino-acid sequence MFKQSFLPHTLLLAGGIVLTLAVLVASETGNIRLRESYTDVIRSQRVQTELAALNGELVNAEAGQRGFLLTGKETYLEPYYKALPRIAELMAQIRADYANDAEGLKMFGDTSKLINSKLNEMALTLVYGKRDLEVALDLVRTDYGKQTMDNARRGLDQLQAREAGSVSHRLEGAENDVQLSRYGIGLLTAINIVLMLAVGVGHAKRLSMADAVRAQLEDESAKLDRKVRARTRQLSALAAHLQRVTEDEKTRLARELHDELGAILTAIKLDLHWVRRQIQEAHPQGAERLTRVMLHVDQGIQIKRRLIEDLRPTVLLNLGLRAAVCQLVEDVGARNSWEIDVSVPEDLPALRDEAAIALYRIVQESLTNASKYSEARRVEVCLACRDDLLTLTVRDDGKGLPPDFDAGSTAGHHGLLGMEQRVTALGGSMQIDSSAHAGVRIHIEVPLTASVLAPAEEPEGEEPARA is encoded by the coding sequence ATGTTCAAGCAGTCATTTCTTCCTCATACGCTGTTGCTGGCGGGTGGCATCGTGCTGACGCTGGCGGTGCTGGTGGCGTCGGAAACGGGCAATATCCGGCTGCGCGAGAGCTACACCGACGTGATCCGCTCGCAGCGCGTGCAGACCGAGCTGGCCGCGCTCAACGGCGAGCTGGTCAATGCCGAGGCCGGCCAGCGCGGCTTCCTGCTGACCGGCAAGGAAACCTATCTCGAGCCCTACTACAAGGCACTGCCGCGCATCGCCGAGCTGATGGCGCAGATCCGCGCGGACTACGCCAACGACGCGGAGGGGCTGAAGATGTTCGGCGACACCTCCAAGCTGATCAACAGCAAGCTCAACGAGATGGCGCTGACGCTGGTCTACGGCAAGCGCGACCTGGAAGTGGCGCTGGATCTGGTCCGTACCGACTACGGCAAGCAGACCATGGACAACGCGCGGCGCGGGCTCGACCAGCTGCAGGCGCGCGAGGCGGGCTCGGTCTCGCATCGGCTGGAAGGCGCGGAGAACGACGTGCAGCTGTCGCGCTATGGCATCGGCCTGCTGACCGCGATCAACATCGTCCTGATGCTCGCGGTCGGCGTAGGCCACGCCAAGCGCCTGTCCATGGCCGATGCGGTGCGTGCGCAACTGGAAGACGAAAGCGCCAAGCTGGACCGCAAGGTGCGCGCGCGCACGCGCCAGCTTTCGGCGCTGGCGGCCCACCTGCAGCGCGTCACCGAGGATGAGAAGACGCGCCTGGCGCGCGAGCTGCACGACGAGCTGGGCGCGATCCTGACCGCCATCAAGCTCGACCTGCACTGGGTGCGGCGCCAGATCCAGGAGGCGCATCCGCAAGGCGCCGAGCGCCTCACGCGCGTGATGCTGCACGTCGACCAGGGCATCCAGATCAAGCGCCGCCTGATCGAGGACCTGCGCCCCACCGTGCTGCTCAACCTCGGCCTGCGCGCCGCGGTATGCCAGCTGGTGGAGGATGTCGGCGCGCGCAACAGCTGGGAGATCGACGTCAGCGTGCCCGAGGATTTGCCTGCGCTGCGCGACGAAGCGGCGATCGCGCTGTACCGGATCGTGCAGGAATCGCTGACCAATGCCAGCAAATACTCGGAAGCCAGGCGCGTCGAAGTCTGCCTGGCATGCCGCGACGACCTGCTCACGCTGACCGTGCGCGACGACGGCAAGGGACTGCCGCCCGACTTCGACGCCGGCAGCACCGCCGGCCACCACGGCCTGCTGGGCATGGAGCAGCGCGTCACCGCGCTGGGCGGCAGCATGCAGATCGACTCGTCGGCGCATGCGGGCGTGCGCATCCACATCGAGGTGCCACTGACGGCGTCGGTGCTGGCGCCGGCGGAAGAGCCGGAAGGCGAAGAGCCTGCGCGCGCTTGA
- a CDS encoding DUF1328 domain-containing protein, with the protein MLHYALVFFVIALIAAIFGFGGIAAGAVEIAKILFFIFLVVALVAAVMGLVRRR; encoded by the coding sequence ATGCTGCACTATGCACTCGTATTTTTTGTTATCGCCCTGATCGCGGCGATCTTCGGCTTCGGCGGTATCGCTGCCGGCGCCGTGGAAATCGCCAAGATCCTGTTCTTCATCTTCCTGGTCGTGGCGCTGGTGGCCGCGGTGATGGGCCTGGTCCGCAGGCGATAG
- a CDS encoding DUF883 family protein, which yields MLTQNPKVRKELNHLTDSADSAIRHIKHAARDSREAAAPVSGEVKALIAQLEHTIEVLAREGSAESLRAGQRLRDRASEMAHKLRDQTTDSMMRARDRMDGAVEHSRQRVVESPLKAVAIAAAIGAVIGLLLANGRHHEEE from the coding sequence ATGCTGACGCAAAACCCCAAAGTCCGGAAGGAACTGAACCACTTGACCGACAGTGCCGACAGCGCCATCCGCCATATCAAGCACGCCGCGCGCGATTCGCGCGAGGCCGCCGCGCCGGTTTCCGGCGAGGTCAAGGCGCTGATCGCCCAGCTTGAGCACACCATTGAAGTGCTGGCGCGGGAAGGCTCGGCCGAAAGCCTGCGAGCGGGCCAGCGGCTCCGCGACCGTGCCAGCGAGATGGCGCACAAGCTGCGCGACCAGACCACCGACAGCATGATGCGCGCCCGCGACCGCATGGACGGTGCGGTCGAACACTCGCGCCAGCGCGTTGTCGAATCGCCGCTCAAGGCTGTGGCGATTGCCGCGGCCATCGGCGCGGTGATAGGCCTGCTGCTGGCCAACGGCCGCCACCACGAAGAAGAGTAG
- a CDS encoding DUF1840 domain-containing protein, with the protein MLITFKSHAAQDLIMMKDLAITLLGIIGKHLGERGVITVEELPRAIQKLEAAVVDARRDHPASSAVEERAAADEDEEEPLHLGQRAYPFLDMLRASQREGANVLWGV; encoded by the coding sequence ATGCTGATCACCTTCAAATCCCATGCTGCGCAAGACCTGATCATGATGAAGGATCTGGCCATCACGCTGCTGGGCATCATCGGCAAGCATCTCGGGGAACGGGGGGTGATCACCGTCGAAGAACTGCCACGCGCGATCCAGAAGCTGGAAGCGGCGGTGGTCGATGCCCGCCGCGACCACCCCGCCAGCTCGGCGGTCGAGGAGCGGGCCGCCGCCGACGAGGACGAGGAAGAGCCGCTGCACCTGGGACAGCGCGCCTATCCCTTCCTGGACATGCTGCGCGCCTCGCAGCGGGAAGGGGCCAACGTCTTGTGGGGCGTGTAG
- the argS gene encoding arginine--tRNA ligase: MLPVQTSNLAAAFTDAVRALAPADATLPAVTFERPKAAAHGDLACNVAMQVARALKSNPRELAQRIVAAVQADARAQGLVEAMEIAGPGFINLRLTPAAKAEVLRAVLAEGDHYGARERGVHGQVLVEFVSANPTGPLHVGHGRQAALGDALANLLSWQGFHVHREFYYNDAGVQIQTLALSVQARARGLKPGDASWPESAYNGDYIADIAADFLAGKTVSASDGEPVTASGNVEDIDSIRKFAVTYLRNEQDIDLQAFGVKFDRYYLESSLYSDGRVEAAVQSLVAKGKTYESEGALWLRTTDDGDDKDRVMKKTDGTYTYFVPDVAYHTTKWERGFSKVINVQGSDHHGTIARVRAGLQGLDMGIPTGYPDYVLHKMVTVMKHGEEVKISKRAGSYVTVRDLIEWSNGQDDTCETIRGCLEQGVADWPEHFTRGRDAVRFFLLSRKADTEFVFDVDLALKQSDENPVYYVQYAHARICSIFESWGGAEWESRLAELAGADLSAVTGPEASAQAQALGRRLAEFPDMLSAAASELAPHAVAFYLRDLAGDFHAFYNADRVLVDDEAVKRARLALLAATRQVLRNGLAVIGVSAPRRM; the protein is encoded by the coding sequence ATGCTGCCTGTTCAGACCTCCAATCTCGCCGCCGCGTTCACCGATGCCGTGCGTGCGCTCGCCCCGGCCGATGCCACCCTGCCCGCCGTCACTTTCGAGCGGCCCAAGGCGGCCGCCCACGGCGACCTTGCCTGCAACGTCGCCATGCAGGTCGCGCGCGCGCTCAAGAGCAATCCGCGCGAGCTGGCGCAGCGCATCGTCGCCGCGGTGCAGGCCGATGCGCGTGCGCAGGGCCTGGTCGAGGCCATGGAGATCGCCGGTCCCGGCTTTATCAACCTGCGCCTGACCCCCGCCGCCAAGGCCGAGGTGCTGCGCGCGGTGCTCGCCGAGGGCGACCACTACGGCGCGCGCGAGCGCGGCGTGCACGGCCAGGTGCTGGTCGAGTTTGTCTCCGCCAACCCGACCGGCCCGCTGCACGTCGGCCACGGGCGCCAGGCGGCGCTGGGCGACGCGCTGGCCAACCTGCTGTCGTGGCAGGGCTTCCACGTTCACCGCGAGTTCTACTACAACGACGCCGGCGTGCAGATCCAGACCCTGGCGCTGTCAGTGCAGGCGCGGGCGCGCGGCCTGAAGCCGGGCGACGCCAGCTGGCCCGAGTCCGCCTACAACGGCGACTACATCGCCGACATCGCGGCCGACTTCCTGGCCGGCAAGACCGTCAGCGCCTCGGACGGCGAGCCGGTGACCGCGTCGGGCAACGTCGAGGATATCGACTCGATCCGCAAGTTCGCCGTGACGTACCTGCGCAACGAGCAGGACATCGACCTGCAGGCCTTCGGCGTCAAGTTCGACCGCTACTACCTGGAGTCGTCGCTGTACAGCGACGGGCGCGTGGAAGCCGCGGTGCAATCGCTGGTCGCCAAGGGCAAGACTTACGAGAGCGAAGGCGCGCTGTGGCTGCGCACCACTGACGACGGCGACGACAAGGACCGCGTCATGAAGAAGACCGACGGCACCTACACGTACTTCGTGCCGGACGTGGCCTACCACACCACCAAGTGGGAGCGCGGCTTCAGCAAGGTCATCAACGTGCAGGGCAGCGACCACCACGGCACCATCGCGCGCGTGCGCGCCGGCCTGCAGGGCCTGGACATGGGGATCCCCACGGGCTACCCCGACTACGTGCTGCACAAGATGGTCACCGTGATGAAGCACGGCGAGGAGGTCAAGATCTCCAAGCGCGCCGGCTCCTACGTCACCGTGCGCGACCTGATCGAATGGTCCAACGGCCAGGATGACACCTGCGAGACCATCCGCGGCTGCCTGGAGCAGGGCGTGGCCGACTGGCCGGAGCACTTCACCCGCGGCCGCGACGCGGTGCGCTTCTTCCTGCTGTCGCGCAAGGCCGATACCGAATTCGTGTTCGATGTGGACCTGGCGCTCAAGCAGAGCGACGAGAACCCGGTGTACTACGTGCAGTACGCCCACGCCCGCATCTGCTCCATCTTCGAGTCGTGGGGCGGCGCAGAATGGGAGAGCCGCCTGGCCGAGCTGGCCGGCGCCGACCTGTCGGCCGTCACCGGCCCCGAGGCCAGCGCCCAGGCGCAGGCGCTGGGCCGCCGCCTGGCCGAGTTCCCCGACATGCTGTCGGCCGCCGCCTCGGAGCTGGCACCGCATGCGGTCGCCTTCTACCTGCGCGACCTCGCCGGCGATTTCCACGCCTTCTACAATGCCGACCGCGTGCTGGTCGACGACGAAGCCGTCAAGCGCGCCCGGCTGGCGCTGCTGGCCGCGACGCGCCAGGTGCTGCGCAACGGCCTGGCGGTGATCGGCGTCTCGGCGCCGCGCCGCATGTAA